tttataaaaatttatagttATATGATTTTTAAAGAGTGGAGGatcaaaaatacatcaaaattattttaattctttgagtttcatgTAGGAACTATCAGAAGTGTGAGTTTATTCCTACCTGCTCAACTATCACCTTCTATTTATCAAAACATACTTTAACTATCAAATGTTCACTTTCCTATTTGAAATATCACCTTCATCGTTCAAGTAGGAAAAGTGAACAACTCATAGTTAAGATGTGATTTGACAAATAACTAGTGATAATTTAGGTATGAAACTTGCACTATGAGTTTAAGTTTGATGCATCgttggtgtattttttttttacaccatCATGTGACTTTTATCTGTTGTAGCAGgtcattcatttttatatttttacctgAGAAATGGATGACCTGCTACAATAGATAATAGTTACCTGATAGTGAAAAAAAATACATCACGGTGcaccaaacttaaattctaacCCAATAATGTAAAAAATTTATCTAGCTTCCAATTCATCAAATTACGTCCTATTatagtaattataaaattttttacaCTATTAATATAATTTACATGTGATGGATAACTTGTTCCACTTATTAATTGTGTGCACTTATTTAAAATTATCTTTACCCAGTGTGAATATATTTTTTTGCAGTAAAAGTATAGAATAAGCTAATTGAACAGTAAAATTAATGTCCGTATTTGCAAATAAGACGACAAACTTGACATTCCTTTGATCGGCGAAACAATTCCCTCCCATGTTCTAATAAAAATCCAACATGTTTGCtacattttatattattttgttatctttGTTTGGTATCTTGTGTTTGGTGACAAGacatgtaaataatttttttctcacaTGCAACTTAATGAACATATATTGACGAGAAGATTGGATATCTTTTGAATTGTTGGAATTTACTCTTTTGGCCAAAATAATGGAAGTACGTATGTAGTTGACAATTTACACTTCCTTGGAGTTACATAACAATTAACCTAAGATCATATGATTTTTTCGTAATGTTAAATTTCTAGAGTTTGAAATTATTCGTAAATGAGGTATACATGTTACACTCTTAACGGAAAAGTATATCTTTTATCGCCAGTAATTTAATTAAACATTTAGTAATTTAAAATATCTGGTTAATTTGACaataaaaaattgaaactatTTGGAACAAGTCTGATATGATGTTCGGAAAAATAAAGTTAACAATGAGTTGGACAAATGTCGTTGATTGTTCGTcatattaattagggatgattTTTACTAAAGGAAAATCACAAATGTCCATATATATATTGGCAGCAATTTAATCCCTGTTCTAAATTTTCATCCAATAATCTGATCTGcaaattaaattaaagatgttGATTGGCGTTAAtcaactgttttttttttctctcaaaaaaatattCTGATGGTTAAGTCTATCCATGAATCTATAGTGTCCTTTTATGTACTTAAAAAAGCCCTAGCCAAATATAATCGTAGGCCTTGGACTAGTTTTAAGTTTTTAGGGGAAAATGTTGTCCaaagtatatacatattcaaaatgtTCAAACTTACTTTCGTCCTGTAATATTCAAAGAAGGTGCAGTTGTTAAAAAAGTTGAAGACAAACAGAAATTTCATTTGACTGCTGGTCCAATTATCGTTTGTGTTTCCCTTAATAATGGGGAGTACTTGTTATTACCAAGTTCGATACCAGGAACGATCAAAGGAGAAATCTCAATTGTGAGTCTTGAATATGGAGTAATTCTTGAGAGGGCGCATTTTCCCTAAATGAATCCTATGTAgtgtaaatttaaattaatcggaCTCTAGAGTAGATATGAGATATCgaatgaaaaagggaaaaaaaagaaggTTCAGTAAAGAGGTGCTAAATTAGAAATAAACGAATAGCAAATAGTCAAGTACAATTATTTCTCCTTTATTAAGTGCTTAATTTGATATGACCCATGGTGGTCAAATATTTTTAGGTAAAAACTTCATTCGGTCGAGGCCAAATAGCTGACTTTCCATTACTAAAAATTACTGATTTGACTCATATCCATATCTTATCTAATTATTAGGTACTTAATTGATCGAGTGGCACATATACAATTATTGAAGACATAAGTACTGTCgtaacaaaaaagaaattatttactGTTgtaacaaaaaagaaattattttcttcgTTCTGGGCCATACTTAGGAGCAAAAGAGGCCTTAGTTTTCAGTCAAAATCcattaaagataaaattaaacTCAACATTATTAGAAGCATATGGGATTTTCATTTAGAATGGCTTATATGGAAACAAAGGCGAAAAACTTGGGTAAGATTCACACACTTTCTAGCTCCATGACAGCGTGGAGTTTCAAATTTTACAGGTGAAACTCAAAAATATTATCAGGAACttccaaaattttaaaactccatggcaacgttttttttttttcaattataggGTTAAAAAAAGTGGGTGAATGCTCCTTTTGGGTCGTCTTTAATTTTTGCTCCTCAAATCTGTGGTCTTTAACTTTTGTACTTCAAcaaaaggttagccaaatatcATTGACAGCAATGAGAGTGGCATCGATAGGTAGTTTTCCATAACAAAATTTGAGAACATCTAATGCAGATAAACAAAAATAGGTAGACATTAATCAAAACATACTGCCTCAGCACTTCTTGTGAATAGTCTTGGTGGCCTTGGCACTGGTTGGATCCTTCTTGTCAATGTTCTGATAATACCAACAGCAGCAGTTTGATGCATGTCCCTCACAGCAAAACGACCCAATGGTGGGTACTTTGAGAAGGTCCCAACAACCATAGGCTTTGCGGGAATCATCTTAACCATGCCGGCATCACCATTCTTTAAGAACTTGACCTCCTTCTCATGTTCCTTGCCAGACCACCTATCAATCTTGGTCAAGATTTCAGCAAACTTGACGGCAATGGGGGGGAGGTGTGGCAATCGAGAGCAGGGGCATATCTGTTTCCAATCTGTTCAGGATGGTTCATGATCACTTGGAAGGTGAAGCTGGAAGCCCGCGTCTGAGTCATTTTTGGAGTTGGAAGCTACAAACCACGCTTGAGATCCTTAACCACAACATTATTCACGTTGAATCCAGCATTGTCACCGGGAGGTGCCTCCTGAAGAGCTTTGTGGTGCATCTCAACAGATTTAACTTGAGTCACATCTTACTTTTTCTCACGGCCTTGCTCTGGACTCCATCTTGTGATTGTTCTCTCTTCAACAATATAATCATCTACGCATGATGGAGAAGCTGCACAACTTTGTTGTTGCTCAATATCAAGAATCAATAATGTTTTCGCCACACTACCACAAAGGCGAAGAGTGCAGTGGAAGTCGGACCAAACCCTCAAGCGACCATTTGCACTACCATCTTGTGCTGATAAAACGAGCACAGCATATTCAGAATGTACCAAAGCAGGATGATGACGATAGGCAACAAAGTCTACCCCATACTGAGAGCCCGATCTAACCACCCAGTTCTTACTTCTAAGGTGAGAAAAAGCTTTGACTAAGATAGGAAACTTGTCCTTCCTGGATGTCATATACTTCCATAACTCATTGTTGTTCAGTTCAGTGTCATTGTAGTCAACGACCGTAATGCATTTTAGAGAATATTGAAGGTAAAAAGCTTCTTCCATGGAGAGCTGAAACCATTGCTCATTCTTTTCTGATGTTACCCTAGGCCTACCAAAACATGCACGATTGAGGAGGTCAGTTAGCTCTGCATCTGCTTTAAGAAATACATTCGTACCAGAAAGCATTCCTCTAGAATTTGAGCTGATCAGAGAAGATTGGAACTGTCGGACTATTTCTGAAATTGGATCTGCAAGAGCTTTAACTTCTGCCCCTTTTCCTTTCCACCTCGGTCCCATTATTCACGTTCACAGCAATAAAAGAGTTCTAAATTCACGATATTCCTATTTACACCTGTTTGGACAAACCAACTTTGCCCCTTAAAAGAATGCAAGAAACTAGTTACATGGCTATACGACACATGATCATTAGAAAAGTAGACACCAGTTACAATATTTCAGAAGTACAAAATAAATTGCATTTTGCAACAGTAGAGATAAATTATGCGTATGAAGTCTTATAATACTATCGAATTCATGGAATGTGTCTTATTATGTCCAACATACAAATTAAATCAATGAATGGCAGAAACTATGCAGTAAATCAACTGAACCGATCCAAATAAAGAATCAATCAAGCACAACATGTATTAGTGAAAGAAAGCAATTATGTTGCACATTCGACAACTATGACTAGTAACTGATAGAAACAGAAGTCGGTCTCCAGATCATTTAGTTCTTTCTTGTTAATATCAGAGTCCCAAAATAATCAGCTACATTGAATATAACATGAAATCAAACCAGTTAATAAACATTGATTCatcaatcaattttgaaaattgtAGATTCATTTTTCAATTAGGCCTACAAATATTGTAGCCAGAAGAGATATAGGTTTTATTAGAAGTATACAAGAACAGATTTAATATTTCTTCTGTCCCAATTTAGGTGGCATGGTTCCGATTCTGAGATTCAAACAGTTTAATTTTGACAGTGAATTTGGGCATGAATTCGGACATGAAATCTTTAAGCTTTTTGCAATAAAATTTATATACGTGAGAACTACGTAAAAATTACTAGTAAGTCccaataatttataaaaaaaaaatagtctggTGTagtaaagctaccgctatgtgcggtGTCTGGGGAAAACCCACTACAAGGGTGTATCTCGTAAGtcacaaaaaaatatgtaaaaccattACGGTCAACGAAAGCGTTGTTTGAATATCGAAATCCGAAAgttgccacataaattgggacggacggagggagtattttttgCATCTCACAGGAGATGTATAAAGCATCAAATCCATGGTTTCTTAGCAGGTACGAATATAAACAGACATGGATATGACATAAttgaaagtaaataaataagaaaatggaGCTTACCTTCTTGAAATCGAAAATACAGAGGTTTTCCCGAACACAGCCGCTAGAAGAGGGCAAAGCAAATTGAAATAAGGCAATGATGAGAGAGGTTTATGAGTGTGTGTTTTACCTAAATGCCCTTgtcttttctttgatttccaaGGGCGGATTTCTAATAGGGAAGATTGGAGATTAAATTTAAAGATTAGAaggaaatatataaaatatattttatatgttttaactGATGAAATACCAATTAAAATAAATGTAGCTTGATTTTACTTGGAAAACAAATGACCATAAGGGTTCGTAGAATTTATGATAAACTATCGATTTGATTTCATGTTACATTCAATCTAGCTAGCGGATTATTTATCGATCGTCGTTGTCTCTTGAACCAACATTGCACCTTAAGAAAATGGAATGAACCAGTTACAAGGCCATACAAAACATGATCGCTAGAAAAATAGACAACAGGTACaaaattttgaaagtataaagtaaatttcattttttttttatagtaaacCTGAATTATGCCTATGAAATCTTTGCTGACTGCGATAAAGTCACACGGATTAAGATCGGAGGTGGGAGTATTAATGAGACAAAGAATTAgaaggaaataaataattaacTATATACTCGTATATTTTACGTGAAATACCAATTAAAATAAATGTAGCTTAATTTTACTTGAAGGAAAACAAATGAATATAAGACTTCAATAGAACGCGAAAAAAGAAAAGACGTTTTATTCGGTACTCAAAATGGCATGTCTACAAGACAAGCAAGGAAACAAAATCCAACCGCAagcaagaaaagaaactaaaaaaaagtagATCCTAGATTGGCATGTACCATTCATGCCAAAACTCTTACTAGACTACTCAAAACCCATGATCATGTCACTACCCAAGTTCCcaataatcttcttaaaattgGCCATCTTCTTCTCTGGCTCTGATGCCTTGTCATGTGGAGAATCCGACGATGATGAAGGCAAGATGATTTGTTCACGTTGAGCATTGGCAATCCTCTTAAGCCTTCTCTCACCAATTCCATATGCAGCCGCAAGTTCTGGCCCTCTCAAGCTGTGCATCAACGAGTTCCTACCCACCAAGAACTGTGGATGGTTCTTCCTTGCTGATGTTGTGATGCCGAAGAACTCAAATGGGCCATTTGTCGAAGCAATTTGGCAGAAGGGGAAGTACCTTGGCACCCAAAACACGTCCCCTTGTCGTACTCTTGCATTCACGGCTAAAGTACCATTGGGATATACAATTTGGATCCTGCCGGTTCCTTTCAACACTACTCCATACTCTATTGCCGTTGGATTAACATGAGGTGCCATCATAGATCCCTACATTATCaaggaaaaatatataaaagaggtAAGATAATTTTAAGTTCATTGATGACACCATGATCTTGAATAATGTGAGGGTCATTACCGGAGATAGATGGACAAGGTAAACGCTATTGCCGGATTGTTTTAGAGGAGAGTAGTCACACTCGTCTACATTCTTGCTCCATCCATAGTCGTTCTTGAAATTGTGCTTCTTGTGGTAGAGATTGTATGTTGATGGAGCTTTATGATTCACACCCTTGACAACATCTTCTCTGTTtaataaattaaacaaaaatttcCTCAATGACCATGTTGTTTCCTCCTCTTTGGGGCTAGATTCTCCCCCAAAATTCACAATCCTCTTCAAGTGAGCTAGTTTCTGGTGCGGTTCTTGGGCCAAGAATTTGGACCACATATTTGTGTGATGAGAACCAGATAGATGTACGATTGGACCCGAAGTTTGCCTGGTCAAAAGCGAGTTTAATTCTTCTGTTGAGACCTGCAGATTTGCATATTCTTATTCAGTTCTTTCCACTAACAAAATGTATCAAGAATAGGTAATTGATTCCCTTGAACACTTACGTTCAGAGCAGTTGATAATGTGTTATGATCGAATCCAGCAAGAACGGATGCAGGATGAACTCCACCGCCAATGAAGAACGACTGAACATTAACACGAGTTACAACGATTTGGGAAGAAAATTAGGACAATAAAACCaatacaaaagaagaagaattctTGAGAAATTAGCTTTTGATACCTGGAAAGCATGCCACCCCATGGATTCTGAGGTAATATCAATGCTGCAAATAATGCGAAGCCTCTCGTTTTCTGCTCTATTCTCCAAGTAGAAAGCTGATCCAGCAGGAATTGTGTACACATCTCCATGCTTCAAATGCCTTTCTGCTAATTTATCCCTATAGATATGGCCAATTCTTGCTTGCCCTGTATTAATTTCATTAGAGGTGAACATTCTGGCTAGTTAAAGGAAATTATTGAACTTTTTATGCTATCCTCATACTTCAAAATGTAGGCAGATAATCTATCTTATTATGTTCCATGTTACTGATCCCATTTTTAATGAaagataacatataaacatagaAGTTAAACTCTTAACAATATCTAGAGAAATTGGAGAGAAGATATCGATGAAGTTGGATTACCATGCTGAACAAAGAGGACAAGATCCGAATCAAGGTATTGAGGGATGAAGAGGCTATTAGGTTCCATGGAGATGAAACCAATATGCATTGGACTATGTAGAGATGAACCCCTTCGATATCCACCCTTCACCAATCTCATCGATCCAGCATCAGTTCTCACAACATCATGTAACTGACGCAACAAGAACCATTTTTCTCCTTGAGTCCTTTGTTCGCTTTCTTCCTCTTCATAGGCACCAACAGAGGACACTAGTGCGTAGAAAAGTACCAGCACTAGAAGCAACAATGTCCTTGTATCTCCCATCTTCAACTTGTAGTTTTCTTTAATGATCAGTTTGGTTTTACTTATGACTTACGTGCAGATTCTAGCCATTTATATAGAGGGAATTGTGAGATTTGAAGGGAGCTGTTGTCAATCATGCAAGAATTTTAGGCTTTCTTTGGTGTATTATGAATGTTGAGATCCTGAAAAAAGAaattagtttgaaataaagaaaaatcatttgTCAAGGTTTGTATACAGAAACCAAATGTTATGAAACTGCAATTTGATGACCACTTCAAAGGCCTAATCTAGCGCtattaaataaagaatttaagatgtataaactaatttatttgaaagaaaatataGTTTTTGCGGCATTCAAGGTCACCTCTTTTTCCAATGAACCAATCAATTGTTTGTGACAACATATTATTGCTACTACAAACCTTTTTTGGCAATCAAAACTTGTAATTTTCTCGTCGCTATAGCCTTTGTTTATGTGGCGTGGCGACCGCTTTCTGGAACACTATTGATAATAAGGGGTGTTCATGATTCAGTTTGAGTTGGTTTTCCTTTAAAAGAAAATCTAATTAATGAAGTCGATTTTAAGTGTTAACATTAAATCAAACTAATTAAGtcaatttttcaaatattaaagCCAAATCAGACTAATTAGGTTGATTTTTCATTGCTTctgtttttgtggattttttggTCTTCTATCAAACACATACTCCGACTACTATATTCCAACATAACGTACACAACCAAGCCGTCCAAGCcacttattttttaagaaaatgtgTCATTTACCAAGATTTATTGatgataattaaattaaatagtgATGAATAATAAAGGACTCgattaaaaataagttatttttagCCTGAAATAATTCTTGGATTTATAATGATATCAACTAGAATGTAAATACCAAGAACTAAATTACTACCAAGGCAATGAATGACTAGGAAGTAAGAGTgcaaaagattaaaaatacaccataaaatttcaaaagttttCTATAAAACTCACAAATGcatgattataatttattaataggTCTTTCCAATAATTTGTTTGGTTGGGTTTTTAGTTATCTATGTAAGCATCGGCAACGACCCTTCTGTTACCACTAAAGGCAAATTATTGTCTTTTGGTGACAACATCATTGCCACAAAAGGACTTGTTTCTTGTGGTGTAAGCTGTACACATTTTCTCTCCGTGTTTATTTTCACAGCATCATGGAAACTTTGGCAGAAGAAATCAACATGGAAATCAAGTTTGGACTCTATTAAAAGTTAGTCAATCAATTATGGAGTAAAGTTCTTTCTATTCAGGATTCGAGAGGATGGGTAGGCTATTATGAAAATACATTGAGAGTGAGTTCGCACatctatatttaaatattatagaaaaatataacaCTACTATATATAATCTAGGATGGGGAGGATGGGTTCGCGTGAACCCCACCTAAAAACGCCCCTGgttctttttaaacttttttttttttttttgtaggagATAAGTTTTATACAGAGGATgattttttgattaaatttattattagttGTTTATCAATTCCTTTAGTGACCATGTAATGGATAATCATATAAGCTTGCACAAATTGAAACATCTAGCAATTGTTAATGAGATTTGTATCTTATGTGAGTTTTAACTAGTACAAACCAAATTAAATGATCAAGTGCCTAAAAGCTGAAACAGAAGCTAGTGTGATGCAAATCTGGTCAATTTTTCTTCACTATACAAGCTTTTACGTTTGGAATTTGGAGCTATGATTTCATCACCATAGAATCAAGTATAAATGTTGTTAATGAAGttcaaaaaacatataaaattcatGTCAAAAAAAGAATCCGTTTTATTCACAACTCAAAAGGGCAATGCGTCACAAGACGAATAAGAAAACTCAAATCAAATGAAAGGAAAACGGAAAAGAAAAACGAAGTTCGAAAAGCTGGGTTTGAGCTCATGCCATAACTCAACTAGACCAGCTACGCACTAGAATTtccactaaactaataaaaaCCAATGTCCATCCTCAGAGGAGAATCTGACGATGATGAGGGCAAGATAACTTGTTCACGTTGTGCGTTGGCAATCGTTTCAAGCCTTTTCTGATCAATTCCGAATGCAGCTGCAAATTCTGGCCCTCTCAAACTCTGCATCAATGAATTCTGACCCACCAAAAACTGTGGACGGTTCCTCCTTGCTGATGTTGTGAAGCCGAAGAACTCAAATGACCCATTATTTGAAGCAATTTGGCAGAAAGGGAAGTACCTTGGAACCCAAAAAACGTCCCCTTCTCGTACTCTGGCGTTCATTGCCAAAGTCCCATTCGGATACACAATTTGGACTCTGCCAGTCCCTTTCAACACTACTCCATACTCTATTGCTCTTGGATTAACATGAGGCGCCATCATGGATCCCTACGTTAACCGAGAAACATAGATAATATAAGTTTACGTTAACATGTCATAGTTGGCAACCTaccaacaagaataaaaaaaaatccacGATCATGAATAATCAGGTCATTACCGAAGATAGATTGACAAGATAGACGCCATTGCCGGATATTCTTAAAGGAGAATAATCAGACTCATCCAACTTCTTGCTCCATCCATAGTCGTTCTGGAAATCAGGATTCCTGTTGTAGAGATTGTACGTTGATGGAGCTTCATGATTCACTCTCTTGACTGCGTCTTCCCTGTTTAATAGAGTAAATAGAATTTTCCTCAATGACCACGTTGATTGTTCCTCTTTGGGGCTAGATTCTTCTCCAAAATTCACAATCCTCTTCAAGTGAGCTAGTTTCTGGTGGGTTTCTTGGGCCAAGAATTTGGACCAAATGTTTGAGTGATCATGAGAACTAGATAAATGCACGATTGGCCCAGAAGATTGCCTGGTCAATAATGTCTTTAATTCTGATGTCGACACCTGCCATTTGTTCATAATCTTGACTCAGTTTTTTCCACTAGTAAATGTATCGAGAGTTAGTAAATTCCTCGAATACGTACATTAAGAGCAGTTGATAATGTGTTGTGATCGAATCCAGCAAGAATGGATGCTGGATGAACTCCACCACCAATGAAGTAAGACTGCAAAGTATTTCGAGTTTCAATGTTTTGGGATGAAAATTAGAAAAATCGATCTAATATAAGAAATGGATTAAAAGACCATTTTATCGAAAAATAGCTTAGGATACCTGGAAAGCATTCCACCCCATGGATTCTGAGGTAATATCAATACTGCAAATAATGTGAAGTCTCTGTTCTTCAGCTCCATTTTCCAAATAGAAAGCTGATCCAGCAGGAATTGTGTACACATCTCCTTGCTTCAAATGCCTTTCTGCTAATTCATCCCTATAGATGTGTCCAACTCTCGCTTCCCCTGTATTCATTTCATCAAACGATGAATATTCAAGGAAAGGATTGAACTTTTAACGCTACCCATATACTTCAAAATGTTACTTATCCCGCTTTTAATTAAAAACATTTACACTTAGAAGTTAAACTCTTattaaaaaaaactagaaaaagaGAAGATGGAAGTTTAATTACCATGGTGAACAAAGAGGACAAGATCGGAATCAAGGTACTGAGGGATGAAGAGACTATTAGGTTCCATGGAGATGAAACCAATATGCATTGGACTATGAAGATATGAACCCCAACGATAGCCACCCTTCACCATTCTCATCGACCCAGCGTCAGTTTTCACAACATTATGTAAGTGACGCAACAAGAACCATTTTTCTCCTTGTGTTCTTTGCTcattttcttcctcttcataGGCACCAACATAGGCCACTAGTGTAGTGAAAAGTACCAGCACTAGAAGCAAC
The Capsicum annuum cultivar UCD-10X-F1 chromosome 6, UCD10Xv1.1, whole genome shotgun sequence DNA segment above includes these coding regions:
- the LOC107875575 gene encoding tRNA-splicing endonuclease subunit Sen2-1-like; the encoded protein is MGPRWKGKGAEVKALADPISEIVRQFQSSLISSNSRGMLSGTNVFLKADAELTDLLNRACFGRPRVTSEKNEQWFQLSMEEAFYLQYSLKCITVVDYNDTELNNNELWKYMTSRKDKFPILVKAFSHLRSKNWVVRSGSQYGVDFVAYRHHPALVHSEYAVLVLSAQDGSANGRLRVWSDFHCTLRLCGSVAKTLLILDIEQQQSCAASPSCVDDYIVEERTITRWSPEQGREKK
- the LOC107875419 gene encoding vicilin-like seed storage protein At2g28490; amino-acid sequence: MGDTRTLLLLVLVLFYALVSSVGAYEEEESEQRTQGEKWFLLRQLHDVVRTDAGSMRLVKGGYRRGSSLHSPMHIGFISMEPNSLFIPQYLDSDLVLFVQHGQARIGHIYRDKLAERHLKHGDVYTIPAGSAFYLENRAENERLRIICSIDITSESMGWHAFQSFFIGGGVHPASVLAGFDHNTLSTALNVSTEELNSLLTRQTSGPIVHLSGSHHTNMWSKFLAQEPHQKLAHLKRIVNFGGESSPKEEETTWSLRKFLFNLLNREDVVKGVNHKAPSTYNLYHKKHNFKNDYGWSKNVDECDYSPLKQSGNSVYLVHLSPGSMMAPHVNPTAIEYGVVLKGTGRIQIVYPNGTLAVNARVRQGDVFWVPRYFPFCQIASTNGPFEFFGITTSARKNHPQFLVGRNSLMHSLRGPELAAAYGIGERRLKRIANAQREQIILPSSSSDSPHDKASEPEKKMANFKKIIGNLGSDMIMGFE
- the LOC107875421 gene encoding vicilin-like seed storage protein At2g28490 — translated: MEKVRTLLLLVLVLFTTLVAYVGAYEEEENEQRTQGEKWFLLRHLHNVVKTDAGSMRMVKGGYRWGSYLHSPMHIGFISMEPNSLFIPQYLDSDLVLFVHHGEARVGHIYRDELAERHLKQGDVYTIPAGSAFYLENGAEEQRLHIICSIDITSESMGWNAFQSYFIGGGVHPASILAGFDHNTLSTALNVSTSELKTLLTRQSSGPIVHLSSSHDHSNIWSKFLAQETHQKLAHLKRIVNFGEESSPKEEQSTWSLRKILFTLLNREDAVKRVNHEAPSTYNLYNRNPDFQNDYGWSKKLDESDYSPLRISGNGVYLVNLSSGSMMAPHVNPRAIEYGVVLKGTGRVQIVYPNGTLAMNARVREGDVFWVPRYFPFCQIASNNGSFEFFGFTTSARRNRPQFLVGQNSLMQSLRGPEFAAAFGIDQKRLETIANAQREQVILPSSSSDSPLRMDIGFY